A stretch of Gouania willdenowi chromosome 21, fGouWil2.1, whole genome shotgun sequence DNA encodes these proteins:
- the LOC114455689 gene encoding gap junction beta-2 protein-like, with product MSWGALYAQLGGVNKHSTSLGKIWLSVLFIFRITILVLAAESVWGDEQSTFTCNTQQPGCKNVCYDHFFPVSHIRLWCLQLIFVSTPALLVAMHVAYRKREDKRTMLASNSTEKMTDLQLETLKTRRLPITGPLWWTYTCSLFFRLIFEGGFMYALYFVYDGFQMPRLVKCEQWPCPNKVDCFISRPTEKTVFTIFMVSSSAICMVLNVAELCYLVRKALMRCSARSNKRKLAYTESVPRVL from the coding sequence ATGAGTTGGGGCGCACTCTATGCCCAGCTCGGTGGAGTCAACAAACACTCCACCAGTCTCGGAAAGATCTGGCTCTCGGTCCTCTTCATCTTCCGGATCACCATCCTGGTTCTGGCCGCAGAGAGCGTTTGGGGAGATGAGCAGTCTACCTTCACCTGCAACACGCAGCAGCCTGGCTGCAAAAACGTCTGCTATGACCATTTCTTTCCTGTATCTCACATACGCCTGTGGTGCCTGCAGCTGATCTTTGTGTCTACTCCAGCCCTGCTGGTGGCCATGCATGTGGCCTACAGGAAGCGAGAAGATAAGAGGACCATGCTGGCCTCCAACAGCACTGAAAAGATGACAGACTTGCAGCTGGAGACGCTGAAGACGAGGCGCCTACCCATTACTGGTCCTCTGTGGTGGACCTACACCTGCAGCTTGTTTTTTCGGCTCATCTTCGAGGGGGGGTTCATGTACGCCTTGTATTTTGTCTATGATGGCTTCCAGATGCCACGGCTGGTAAAGTGTGAGCAGTGGCCGTGTCCCAATAAGGTGGACTGCTTCATCTCCAGGCCAACGGAGAAAACTGTCTTTACTATCTTCATGGTGTCTTCGTCGGCCATCTGCATGGTGCTGAATGTAGCTGAGCTGTGTTACCTAGTCAGAAAGGCGTTGATGAGGTGCTCTGCACGATCAAACAAGAGGAAACTTGCGTATACAGAGAGTGTTCCACGTGTCTTGTAA